One Thermodesulfobacteriota bacterium DNA segment encodes these proteins:
- the selA gene encoding L-seryl-tRNA(Sec) selenium transferase, with the protein MPSRPRQEALRKIPSVDEMLSKEEASNLLKVHPRAVVVEAIRRGLGRLRNELLRRSDSSLPVDDLLSDSSLFRLVKEEIDLQTQPRLRRVINATGIVIHTNLGRAPLHPRALLQMVEVAQAYSNLEYDLEYGERGDRHSHVEPLLCQLSGAESALVVNNNAAAVLLCLNTIAEGREVIISRGELVEIGGAFRIPDVMKRSGALLKEVGTTNRTHLKDYQKAIGPETALLLKVHTSNFRVMGFTSEVSLEELVQLGRAHHLPVMEDLGSGCLIDLRRYGLEKEPTVQEAIRTGVDVVTISGDKLLGGPQAGIILGKKAVLETIKVNPLMRALRIDKLTLAALESTLLLYLDEKRAMEEVPTLRMLGLTPSELRRRGRRLLNRLKGKVGPTVQVTLKEEVSQVGGGALPLQELPTIVLALRSETPPITLLEERLRKGDPAIVSRISKGELLFDMRTVFEEEIPLLAEAIGKALGQAGSG; encoded by the coding sequence ATGCCGTCCCGCCCCCGTCAGGAGGCCCTTCGTAAGATCCCGAGCGTGGACGAGATGCTTTCAAAGGAGGAGGCCTCGAACCTTCTCAAGGTCCATCCCAGGGCCGTCGTGGTGGAGGCGATCAGAAGAGGGCTGGGACGGCTTAGGAACGAGCTGCTGAGGAGAAGCGACTCGTCCTTGCCCGTCGACGATCTCCTCTCGGACTCCTCCCTCTTCAGGCTTGTGAAGGAAGAGATCGATCTCCAGACCCAGCCCCGCCTACGACGGGTCATCAATGCCACGGGCATCGTCATCCACACCAATTTGGGCAGGGCGCCCCTCCATCCTCGCGCCCTCCTTCAGATGGTGGAGGTGGCTCAGGCCTACTCCAACCTCGAATACGATCTCGAGTACGGGGAGAGAGGGGACCGGCACTCCCACGTGGAACCCCTCCTCTGCCAGCTTTCTGGGGCCGAATCCGCCTTGGTCGTCAACAACAATGCCGCCGCGGTCCTGCTCTGCCTGAACACGATTGCAGAGGGAAGAGAGGTGATCATCTCCCGGGGTGAGCTCGTCGAGATCGGGGGTGCCTTCCGGATCCCTGACGTGATGAAACGGAGCGGAGCCCTGCTCAAAGAGGTGGGCACCACCAACCGCACCCATCTCAAGGACTACCAGAAGGCCATCGGGCCTGAGACCGCCCTCCTGCTGAAGGTTCATACGAGCAACTTCAGGGTGATGGGCTTCACTTCGGAGGTCTCCCTCGAGGAGCTCGTCCAACTCGGCAGGGCCCACCATCTCCCGGTGATGGAGGATCTCGGAAGTGGCTGTCTCATCGACCTTCGCCGGTACGGACTCGAAAAGGAACCCACCGTCCAGGAGGCGATTCGCACTGGAGTCGATGTGGTGACCATCAGCGGCGACAAACTCCTCGGAGGGCCTCAGGCCGGCATCATCCTTGGAAAGAAAGCGGTCCTTGAAACGATCAAGGTCAATCCTCTGATGCGAGCCCTTCGTATCGATAAGCTGACCCTTGCCGCCCTCGAATCGACGCTTCTCCTCTACCTCGATGAGAAGCGGGCGATGGAGGAAGTCCCGACCTTGCGGATGCTCGGGCTGACCCCCTCGGAGTTGAGACGAAGGGGCAGACGCCTCCTCAACCGGCTCAAGGGGAAAGTGGGGCCGACCGTTCAGGTGACGTTGAAAGAGGAGGTCTCTCAGGTCGGGGGAGGGGCCTTGCCCCTTCAAGAACTTCCAACGATCGTCCTCGCCTTGAGGTCGGAGACCCCTCCGATCACCCTTCTCGAGGAACGTTTGAGAAAGGGAGATCCTGCGATCGTCTCCCGGATCAGCAAGGGGGAGCTGCTCTTCGATATGAGGACCGTCTTCGAGGAGGAGATTCCCCTCCTAGCCGAAGCGATCGGAAAGGCCTTGGGTCAGGCTGGATCGGGTTGA
- a CDS encoding RluA family pseudouridine synthase, with amino-acid sequence MDHVASFPSGEKTFTLQVTPKDEGRRLDLFLSEAGLCPSRSQAKHLIEKRHILLNQKIPKPSTRLKSGDIVSGILPEPQPLSLLPEPIPLSVLHEDESILVIDKPAGMVVHPAPGNLSGTLVHALLHHCRGLSGINGSLRPGIVHRLDKETSGVMVVAKTDQAFQHLSRQFKNRKVEKVYLALVHGGVKEDEGKIDAPIGRHPDQRKKMTIRTNRGRPAQTAWKVLERFGPFTLLEIRPQTGRTHQIRVHLTSMGHPLLKDPLYGRRGKSAVLDDPKIGSCLKGMNRQALHAYQLGFDHPRTGERVQFIAPIPRDLTETIECLRLLTKGLSFDPRGKG; translated from the coding sequence ATGGACCATGTAGCTTCCTTTCCCTCAGGAGAGAAGACGTTCACCCTCCAGGTGACTCCCAAAGACGAAGGGAGACGTCTCGACCTCTTTCTCTCGGAAGCTGGGCTCTGCCCTTCCCGATCCCAAGCCAAACACCTCATAGAAAAAAGGCATATTCTTCTCAACCAGAAAATTCCAAAACCGAGCACCCGCTTAAAATCCGGGGATATCGTTTCGGGCATCCTGCCCGAGCCTCAACCCCTCTCCCTGCTCCCCGAACCCATTCCCCTCTCAGTCCTCCATGAGGACGAGTCCATTTTGGTCATCGATAAACCTGCTGGGATGGTGGTCCATCCCGCCCCTGGAAATCTCTCTGGCACGCTGGTCCATGCCCTCCTCCATCACTGTAGGGGCCTCTCAGGGATCAACGGATCCCTTAGGCCTGGCATTGTTCATCGCCTCGACAAGGAGACCTCGGGCGTGATGGTCGTCGCTAAAACCGACCAAGCCTTCCAACACCTCTCCAGACAATTTAAGAACCGGAAGGTGGAGAAGGTTTATCTGGCCCTCGTCCACGGGGGGGTGAAAGAGGACGAAGGGAAAATCGATGCCCCGATCGGAAGACATCCAGACCAGAGGAAGAAGATGACGATCCGGACTAATCGGGGAAGGCCGGCCCAGACGGCATGGAAGGTTTTGGAGAGGTTCGGTCCCTTCACCTTACTCGAAATCCGTCCTCAGACCGGCCGAACCCATCAGATTCGCGTCCACCTCACCTCGATGGGGCATCCCCTGCTCAAGGACCCCCTTTACGGGAGACGGGGGAAGTCGGCCGTCCTCGACGATCCAAAGATCGGTTCATGTCTGAAGGGGATGAACCGCCAGGCCCTCCATGCCTACCAGTTAGGGTTCGACCATCCCAGGACTGGAGAGCGGGTTCAGTTCATCGCCCCCATCCCGAGGGACCTAACAGAGACGATCGAATGCCTGCGCCTCCTGACCAAGGGCCTCTCTTTTGATCCCAGGGGAAAGGGGTGA
- the pgeF gene encoding peptidoglycan editing factor PgeF, whose product MTRLDRSSIRTQEGIPYFSDPTLKRFEWLNHAFLTRQGGMSLSPYHSLNVSLENGDDQRAVLGNRDRIAYAFGFDPARLVLCQQIHQDGIFVLNDPALLSTNPMKFDAVITHLPDLYLGILTADCLPIFIVDPKRRVIAAIHAGRQGSGLKITQKVLRTMKAQWRCAEEDLLVVLGPSIGPCCYEVDDPVFSRQWEPFSISKRAGRWMVDLAGINIAQMTEEGVGEHQISRIDLCTRCHNDLFFSYRGEGVTGRQLSFIGMKGGSSSKSLG is encoded by the coding sequence ATGACCCGGCTGGACCGCTCATCGATCCGCACCCAGGAGGGGATTCCTTACTTCAGCGATCCGACGTTGAAGAGATTCGAATGGCTCAACCACGCCTTTCTCACACGACAGGGCGGCATGAGCCTTTCCCCCTACCATTCTTTAAACGTGAGCCTCGAAAACGGCGATGACCAGAGAGCCGTCTTAGGAAATAGAGATCGGATCGCCTATGCTTTCGGTTTCGACCCTGCCCGGCTTGTGCTATGCCAGCAGATTCACCAGGATGGCATCTTCGTCCTGAACGACCCCGCCCTGTTGAGCACCAACCCGATGAAGTTCGATGCGGTCATCACCCATCTCCCCGATCTCTATCTCGGGATCCTTACCGCGGATTGCCTTCCGATCTTCATCGTCGATCCAAAGAGAAGGGTGATCGCCGCCATCCACGCCGGGAGGCAGGGAAGCGGACTTAAAATCACCCAAAAGGTTTTGAGAACGATGAAAGCGCAGTGGCGGTGTGCCGAAGAAGACCTCCTCGTTGTCCTGGGACCTTCCATCGGCCCCTGTTGTTACGAAGTGGACGATCCGGTTTTTTCGCGACAATGGGAACCCTTTTCCATCTCGAAGAGGGCCGGCAGGTGGATGGTCGATCTCGCAGGGATCAACATCGCCCAGATGACGGAGGAAGGGGTTGGGGAGCATCAGATTTCCAGGATCGATCTCTGCACCCGCTGCCATAACGATCTCTTCTTCTCCTACCGCGGAGAGGGCGTAACCGGCAGACAACTCTCCTTTATCGGGATGAAAGGCGGCTCTTCATCAAAATCCCTTGGTTGA
- a CDS encoding M20 family metallopeptidase: MDPVLKAIRREELIQLTQELIRIPSVRQGDRGGEEKVALFIARHLEEMGLDVVVEEVEPGSPNVIGLLQGQEEGPCLMFECHTDVVTEGDRSEWRYDPFEGRVVGNRIYGRGACDTKGNLAAAVKAVEAIIKSGIPFKGKILLGILVDEEGLMKGVKHFIRNGWTNRVHAAIICEPVDNRLCITQKGAMRAELLTTGKMSHGAMPLAGLNPIPPMVSILEKIGQLEEEEIERLGKDPFLGYPSLTPTVLQAPVKGEPQLNVVPYQCRALLDIRTIPGQSHEALKKQLEDIVTEEERAVNESLQGGRMRELRETLEKGLSKGLSFEARLNVFEDRPWTKTSKEEPIVQAVARAFRSVTGEEPVYDGVPGATDGTFLTAWAGIPIVTLGAGKKTIPHQKDEWVAIEDLCLTAKLYAASALEFLKGID, encoded by the coding sequence ATCGATCCCGTGCTCAAAGCCATCAGGAGAGAGGAGCTGATCCAACTGACCCAGGAGCTCATCCGGATCCCCAGCGTCAGGCAGGGGGATCGGGGAGGCGAAGAGAAAGTGGCCCTCTTCATCGCCCGCCATCTCGAGGAGATGGGGCTTGACGTGGTGGTCGAAGAGGTGGAGCCGGGCTCTCCCAACGTCATCGGATTGTTACAGGGGCAGGAGGAAGGGCCCTGCCTCATGTTCGAATGCCATACCGATGTGGTCACCGAAGGGGATCGTTCGGAATGGAGATACGACCCGTTCGAAGGGAGGGTCGTGGGAAACCGGATCTACGGAAGGGGGGCCTGCGATACGAAGGGAAATTTGGCGGCTGCGGTAAAGGCGGTCGAGGCCATTATCAAATCGGGGATCCCGTTTAAAGGAAAGATCCTCCTCGGCATCCTCGTCGACGAGGAAGGCCTGATGAAAGGGGTGAAGCATTTCATCCGAAACGGTTGGACCAACAGGGTCCATGCCGCGATCATCTGCGAACCTGTAGACAACCGCCTCTGCATCACCCAGAAAGGGGCTATGAGGGCAGAGCTTCTCACCACGGGAAAGATGAGCCACGGGGCCATGCCCCTCGCCGGATTGAACCCGATCCCTCCGATGGTCTCCATCCTCGAAAAGATCGGACAGCTCGAAGAGGAAGAGATCGAAAGGCTGGGCAAGGATCCCTTCCTCGGTTACCCGAGCCTCACCCCCACCGTGCTTCAGGCACCGGTGAAGGGCGAGCCTCAGCTCAACGTCGTCCCCTATCAGTGCAGGGCCCTTCTCGACATTCGGACGATTCCCGGCCAATCCCATGAGGCGTTGAAGAAACAGCTCGAGGATATCGTCACGGAGGAGGAGCGGGCGGTCAACGAGAGCCTTCAAGGGGGCCGGATGCGAGAATTGAGGGAAACCCTTGAAAAAGGCCTTTCCAAAGGCCTCTCCTTCGAGGCGAGGTTGAATGTCTTCGAAGACCGTCCCTGGACCAAGACCTCCAAGGAGGAGCCCATCGTTCAGGCCGTGGCCAGGGCCTTCCGGTCTGTGACCGGCGAGGAGCCCGTCTACGATGGCGTGCCCGGAGCCACGGACGGCACCTTTCTCACCGCCTGGGCCGGCATCCCGATCGTCACCCTGGGCGCGGGAAAGAAGACGATCCCCCACCAGAAGGACGAGTGGGTGGCCATCGAGGACCTCTGCCTCACCGCCAAACTCTACGCCGCCAGCGCCCTGGAGTTTTTAAAGGGGATCGATTGA
- a CDS encoding ABC transporter permease has protein sequence MSFRRSLRNINFTLGFVITLLLFLTALISLFYTPYDPNRMNLSERFQAPNRAHWLGTDQYGRDILSRVMKGAINSIIVGLVAVSIGMGFGIFLGSLAAFYRRWVDEVIMRAADVLYGFPAVLSAILITSVLGPGTINSMIAIGIFNIPIFARLTRATSLSIWERDYVTSARAIGRSEAGIVWKYILPNILSPLIVQGTVQFAIAILAEAGLSYLGLGTQPPHASWGRMLNEAQTFMGTSPYLAIFPGCAIALSVLGFNLLGDGLRDMLDPKLARIQIGVRSA, from the coding sequence ATGAGCTTCCGCCGTTCCCTTCGGAATATCAATTTTACCCTTGGGTTCGTCATCACCCTGCTCCTCTTTCTCACCGCCCTGATCAGCCTGTTCTACACCCCTTACGATCCGAACCGGATGAACCTCTCGGAGCGATTCCAGGCGCCCAACCGCGCTCACTGGCTTGGGACGGACCAATACGGGCGGGACATCCTGAGCCGGGTGATGAAGGGCGCCATCAACTCCATCATCGTGGGGCTCGTGGCGGTCTCCATCGGCATGGGCTTCGGCATCTTCCTCGGCTCCCTGGCGGCCTTCTACCGACGGTGGGTGGACGAGGTCATCATGAGGGCCGCCGACGTCCTCTACGGTTTCCCCGCGGTCCTGAGCGCCATCCTCATCACCTCGGTCCTCGGTCCCGGCACGATCAACAGCATGATCGCCATCGGGATCTTCAACATCCCCATCTTCGCGAGGTTGACCCGGGCCACCTCCCTCTCCATCTGGGAACGGGATTACGTGACCTCGGCACGGGCCATCGGCCGAAGCGAGGCCGGGATCGTCTGGAAGTACATCCTCCCCAACATCCTCTCTCCCCTGATCGTTCAGGGGACCGTCCAGTTCGCCATCGCGATCCTTGCCGAGGCGGGCCTGAGCTACCTGGGCCTGGGAACCCAGCCTCCTCATGCGAGTTGGGGCAGGATGCTCAACGAGGCCCAGACGTTCATGGGAACTTCCCCCTATCTGGCGATCTTCCCTGGATGTGCCATCGCCCTGTCGGTCTTGGGTTTCAACCTCCTCGGCGACGGCCTGAGGGATATGCTCGACCCGAAACTGGCGAGAATCCAAATAGGAGTCCGGAGCGCTTGA